A portion of the Pseudomonas sp. GR 6-02 genome contains these proteins:
- the lpxC gene encoding UDP-3-O-acyl-N-acetylglucosamine deacetylase, with protein sequence MIKQRTLKNIIRATGVGLHSGEKVYLTLKPAPVDTGIVFCRADLDPVVQIPARAENVGETTMSTTLVNGDVKVDTVEHLLSAMAGLGIDNAYVELSASEVPIMDGSAGPFVFLIQSAGLEEQDAAKKFIRILREVTVEDGDKRATFVPFEGFKVSFEIDFDHPVFRDRTQSASVDFSSTSFVKEVSRARTFGFMSDIEYLRKHNLALGGSVENAIVVDADGVLNEDGLRYEDEFVKHKILDAIGDLYLLGNSLIGEFKGFKSGHALNNQLLRKLIEQTDAWEVVTFEDASTAPISYMRPVAAV encoded by the coding sequence ATGATTAAACAACGCACCCTGAAGAATATTATCCGTGCCACAGGTGTCGGCCTGCACTCCGGGGAGAAGGTCTACCTGACCCTCAAGCCAGCGCCTGTCGACACCGGCATTGTGTTTTGTCGTGCTGACCTCGACCCTGTGGTGCAGATTCCTGCCCGCGCGGAAAACGTTGGCGAAACCACTATGTCGACCACGCTTGTTAACGGTGACGTCAAAGTGGACACGGTGGAGCACCTGCTCTCGGCCATGGCTGGCCTGGGCATCGATAACGCCTACGTCGAGCTCTCCGCGTCCGAAGTCCCGATCATGGATGGTAGCGCTGGACCCTTCGTATTCCTGATTCAATCGGCCGGCCTGGAAGAGCAGGACGCCGCCAAGAAGTTCATCCGGATCCTGCGGGAAGTGACAGTGGAAGACGGCGACAAGCGCGCCACTTTCGTCCCTTTCGAAGGTTTCAAAGTGAGCTTCGAGATCGATTTCGATCACCCGGTTTTCCGTGACCGCACACAAAGTGCAAGCGTGGATTTTTCCAGCACTTCGTTCGTAAAAGAAGTCAGCCGCGCGCGTACCTTTGGTTTCATGAGTGATATCGAGTACCTGCGCAAGCACAACCTCGCACTCGGCGGCAGCGTTGAAAACGCAATTGTGGTCGACGCGGATGGTGTACTGAACGAAGACGGCCTTCGCTATGAAGACGAATTTGTGAAGCACAAAATCCTCGATGCGATTGGTGACCTCTACCTGCTGGGCAATAGCCTGATTGGTGAGTTCAAGGGCTTCAAGTCCGGACACGCATTGAACAACCAGCTGCTGCGCAAGTTGATTGAGCAGACAGATGCTTGGGAAGTCGTGACGTTCGAAGACGCCAGCACCGCACCGATCTCTTACATGCGTCCTGTTGCGGCCGTGTAA
- the ftsZ gene encoding cell division protein FtsZ yields the protein MFELVDNIPASPVIKVIGVGGGGGNAVNHMVKSNIEGVEFICANTDAQALKSISARTILQLGTSVTKGLGAGANPEVGRQAALEDRERIAEVLQGTNMVFITTGMGGGTGTGAAPIIAEVAKEMGILTVAVVTRPFPFEGRKRMQLADEGIRLLSESVDSLITIPNEKLLTILGKDASLLSAFAKADDVLAGAVRGISDIIKRPGMINVDFADVRTVMSEMGMAMMGTGCASGPNRAREATEAAIRNPLLEDVNLQGARGILVNITAGPDLSLGEYSDVGSIIEAFASEHAMVKVGTVIDPDMRDELHVTVVATGLGAKIEKPVKVIDNTVHTSMASQPQQQAPVRQEQPAVNYRDLDRPTVMRNQAQAGAATAAKMNPQDDLDYLDIPAFLRRQAD from the coding sequence ATGTTCGAACTCGTAGACAACATCCCCGCAAGCCCGGTTATTAAAGTTATCGGTGTTGGCGGAGGCGGCGGCAACGCTGTCAATCACATGGTCAAGAGCAACATTGAAGGCGTTGAATTCATCTGCGCCAACACTGATGCCCAAGCGCTGAAAAGCATCAGCGCGCGCACCATTCTGCAACTGGGTACCAGCGTGACCAAAGGTCTGGGCGCTGGCGCCAACCCTGAAGTAGGTCGTCAGGCCGCTCTCGAAGACCGTGAGCGCATTGCCGAAGTCCTGCAGGGCACCAACATGGTGTTCATCACGACCGGCATGGGCGGCGGTACCGGTACCGGTGCAGCGCCAATCATTGCTGAAGTGGCCAAGGAAATGGGGATCCTCACCGTTGCGGTGGTGACCCGTCCGTTCCCGTTCGAAGGCCGCAAGCGCATGCAGCTCGCCGACGAAGGTATCCGTCTGCTGTCTGAAAGCGTCGACTCGTTGATCACCATTCCCAACGAGAAGCTGCTGACCATCCTCGGTAAAGACGCAAGCCTCTTGTCGGCTTTCGCCAAGGCCGACGATGTACTGGCCGGTGCCGTTCGCGGTATCTCCGACATCATCAAGCGTCCGGGCATGATCAACGTCGACTTCGCCGACGTACGTACCGTGATGAGCGAAATGGGCATGGCGATGATGGGCACTGGCTGCGCCAGCGGTCCGAACCGTGCACGTGAAGCGACCGAAGCGGCCATTCGCAACCCGCTGCTCGAAGACGTGAACCTGCAAGGTGCACGCGGCATCCTGGTGAACATCACCGCCGGTCCTGACCTGTCCCTGGGTGAGTACTCCGACGTGGGTAGCATCATCGAAGCTTTCGCTTCCGAGCACGCAATGGTCAAGGTCGGTACCGTTATCGATCCGGACATGCGCGACGAGCTGCACGTGACTGTGGTTGCCACAGGTCTGGGCGCTAAAATCGAGAAGCCTGTGAAGGTCATCGACAACACCGTTCACACCTCGATGGCTTCCCAGCCACAACAACAAGCCCCTGTTCGTCAGGAACAGCCTGCGGTGAACTACCGTGACCTGGACCGTCCGACCGTCATGCGCAACCAGGCTCAGGCCGGTGCTGCGACTGCCGCGAAGATGAACCCGCAAGATGATCTGGACTACCTGGACATCCCGGCTTTCCTGCGTCGTCAGGCCGATTGA